The DNA window TATGTGCTAACATAATAACTTCTTTCATTAAAAAGAAACCTTTTCCTAAAAAAGTGCTAGTTGCAACGTTGTCTGGGTTTGTTCTGGTGTCTTCAATCTATGTATATGAAATGTACTTTTTTACATTTAGTGAAATTGATAGAGGATCCACTCAAAAGGGACCTGGACCTGTAACATCACCCACGGGGGAATATACAGCTAGTGCTTATTATGAATTATATGGTGGTGCAGCAGGCGGAGTTAATGTATGGGTGGAAATAACGAATGACGATGAAAATGATAAAAAGAAAACAATATATTATAGTGACGCAAATAAAAGTATCAGTTTAGAATGGGCAAATGAAGATACGCTATTCATTAAAAACGA is part of the Virgibacillus ihumii genome and encodes:
- a CDS encoding DUF5412 family protein, producing the protein MLVATLSGFVLVSSIYVYEMYFFTFSEIDRGSTQKGPGPVTSPTGEYTASAYYELYGGAAGGVNVWVEITNDDENDKKKTIYYSDANKSISLEWANEDTLFIKNEKNSMKLNVEKEIYHDRGLVCQSLLMKDEYETCYQN